From Watersipora subatra chromosome 2, tzWatSuba1.1, whole genome shotgun sequence, one genomic window encodes:
- the LOC137388627 gene encoding adenylate kinase isoenzyme 6-like, protein MDNTRSKPNILVTGTPGTGKSTLCQELAERTKLEYINVGDLAKENNYFDGYDEDRGCPVLHEDQLLDDMEDRMQEGGKIVDYHGCDFFPERWFDLVIVLRCDNTQLYDRLTARGYSGKKLSDNIECEIMQTLLEEARDSYPHEIVVELNSNTPDDIESNIERIQVWMDNWTKNN, encoded by the exons GTACTCCGGGGACCGGCAAGTCTACCCTATGCCAGGAATTGGCAGAGCGTACAAAACTAGAGTACATAAATGTTGGTGATCTAGCTAAAGAGAATAATTACTTTGATGGGTATGATGAGGACAGAGGGTGCCCAGTTCTCCATGAGGACCAG CTATTGGATGACATGGAGGACAGAATGCAAGAGGGTGGAAAAATCGTCGACTATCACGGTTGTGATTTCTTTCCTGAAAGGTGGTTTGACCTAGTAATTGTACTCCGGTGTGACAACACTCAGCTCTATGATAGACTGACTGCCAG AGGCTATTCCGGCAAGAAGCTATCAGACAATATAGAGTGTGAGATAATGCAGACACTGTTGGAGGAGGCGCGCGACTCCTACCCACACGAAATAGTCGTGGAGCTAAACAGCAACACTCCTGATGATATTGAATCAAACATTGAACGTATACAAGTCTGGATGGATAACTGGACCAAAAATAACTAG